One Nocardia iowensis DNA window includes the following coding sequences:
- a CDS encoding SAM-dependent methyltransferase, translated as MTRPSWAPEGIDLDRPSASRVYDYFVGGMHNFEIDRTLARQIEAFTPNVAETMRANRDLLRRCVRFLVDAGIHQFLDIGSGIPTVGNVHEVAQAVNPSARVVYVDIDPVAVAHSRAILDGNPAAAVIQADIAHPETILADPQVAALLDFDRPVAVLLLGVLHFVADDADPVGCVARLRDTVAPGSYLAITHATADGQPAEVLEAQKLSGRTSTEIVLRAKPAIAEFFQGWTMLDPGLVHLPLWRPDNPADIGDHPERSGAYGGIARKD; from the coding sequence ATGACCAGACCGAGTTGGGCTCCCGAAGGTATCGATCTGGATCGCCCGAGCGCCTCCCGCGTCTACGACTACTTCGTCGGCGGCATGCACAACTTCGAAATCGACCGGACGCTGGCGCGGCAGATCGAGGCATTCACGCCGAACGTCGCGGAGACCATGCGCGCCAATCGGGATTTGCTGCGCCGATGCGTGCGCTTCCTCGTCGATGCCGGCATCCACCAGTTCCTCGACATCGGCTCCGGCATCCCGACCGTGGGCAACGTGCATGAGGTGGCGCAAGCCGTAAACCCTTCGGCCCGGGTGGTTTACGTCGATATCGATCCCGTCGCGGTCGCGCACAGCCGCGCCATCCTCGACGGCAATCCCGCTGCCGCCGTCATTCAAGCCGACATCGCGCACCCCGAAACCATCCTGGCCGACCCGCAGGTGGCGGCGCTGCTCGACTTCGACAGGCCGGTCGCGGTCCTGCTGCTCGGCGTGTTGCATTTCGTGGCCGACGACGCCGACCCCGTGGGTTGCGTCGCCCGTCTGCGCGACACCGTCGCCCCCGGCAGCTACCTCGCGATCACGCACGCCACCGCCGACGGGCAACCGGCCGAAGTCCTCGAAGCACAAAAGCTTTCCGGCCGCACCTCCACCGAAATCGTGCTGCGCGCCAAGCCCGCGATCGCCGAGTTCTTCCAAGGCTGGACCATGCTCGACCCCGGCCTGGTCCACCTGCCCCTCTGGCGCCCGGACAACCCCGCCGACATCGGCGACCACCCCGAACGTTCCGGCGCCTACGGCGGAATCGCCCGCAAGGACTGA
- a CDS encoding M15 family metallopeptidase: protein MSSVPWSRRLGAPALAGAVVLTIAACGDRRADAPATDAATTSAPVADETAFVSVTDVDPTIVVEARYFGEHNFLGTRVAGYEAPKCLLTKQAAAALARVQQQLRPMNLTLKTYDCYRPQRAVDHFVSWAKDLGDQKMKKEFYPTVDKANLFRDGYIAEKSGHSRGSTVDLAIVALPAAEPEPYRDGDQLRECFLPADLRFRDNILDFGTGYDCFDTASHTANPAVGGAQRAVRTLLAELMEEHGFTNLAEEWWHFTLKDEPFPKTYFDFPVR, encoded by the coding sequence ATGAGTTCGGTTCCATGGTCACGGCGTCTCGGCGCACCGGCGCTGGCCGGTGCGGTGGTGCTGACCATCGCGGCATGCGGGGATCGCCGGGCCGATGCGCCCGCGACAGACGCAGCCACGACTAGTGCACCCGTTGCCGATGAGACGGCGTTCGTTTCCGTCACCGATGTCGATCCGACGATCGTTGTCGAAGCTCGCTACTTCGGCGAGCACAACTTCCTCGGCACCCGGGTCGCCGGTTACGAGGCGCCCAAATGCCTGCTGACCAAGCAGGCGGCGGCCGCGCTTGCCCGGGTGCAGCAGCAGTTGCGGCCGATGAACCTCACGCTCAAGACCTACGACTGCTACCGGCCCCAGCGCGCCGTCGACCACTTCGTCTCCTGGGCAAAGGATCTCGGCGATCAGAAGATGAAGAAAGAGTTCTATCCCACGGTCGACAAGGCGAATCTCTTCCGCGACGGCTATATTGCCGAAAAGTCGGGGCATAGTCGCGGCAGCACAGTGGATCTCGCCATCGTCGCGCTGCCCGCGGCCGAACCCGAGCCGTATCGCGACGGCGATCAGCTGCGCGAATGCTTCCTCCCCGCCGACCTACGGTTCCGCGACAACATCCTCGACTTCGGTACCGGCTACGACTGCTTCGACACCGCCTCGCACACCGCCAACCCGGCCGTCGGCGGCGCCCAGCGAGCGGTCCGCACCCTGCTGGCCGAACTGATGGAAGAACACGGTTTCACCAACCTGGCCGAAGAATGGTGGCACTTCACCCTGAAGGACGAGCCCTTCCCGAAGACCTATTTCGACTTCCCCGTGCGCTGA
- a CDS encoding TetR/AcrR family transcriptional regulator: MNAVTIERPYAGQLAHERKAARRAALIEAGFDLLGTEGAHAMTVRAVFQKAGLSQRYFYESFANIDELQVAVFDHVMEQFLERAFTDLPTDGDVRKTIAAFVAAFARTLDDPRSMRVALVEAWGSEALMRRRVETLHSGAAVLAAAVKGGADNAPTDGSVELAAFTIVGGLLESMLAWVDGALDTPKETLFAQFIDISVATMNATLGSATHSAREA; the protein is encoded by the coding sequence ATGAACGCTGTGACCATCGAACGGCCGTACGCGGGACAGCTCGCCCACGAGCGCAAGGCCGCGCGCCGAGCGGCGCTCATCGAAGCCGGGTTCGATCTACTCGGCACCGAGGGCGCGCATGCGATGACCGTGCGCGCGGTGTTCCAGAAGGCTGGCCTCAGCCAGCGTTATTTCTATGAAAGCTTCGCCAATATCGACGAACTACAGGTCGCCGTGTTCGACCACGTCATGGAGCAATTCCTGGAACGCGCCTTCACCGATCTGCCGACCGACGGCGACGTCCGCAAGACGATCGCCGCGTTCGTGGCCGCCTTCGCGCGCACCCTGGACGACCCCCGCTCGATGCGCGTGGCGCTGGTCGAAGCGTGGGGCAGCGAGGCGCTGATGCGACGCCGCGTGGAAACGCTGCACTCCGGAGCGGCCGTCCTCGCCGCCGCGGTCAAGGGGGGCGCCGACAATGCCCCCACCGACGGTTCCGTCGAACTCGCGGCATTCACCATCGTCGGTGGACTGCTGGAATCCATGCTGGCGTGGGTCGACGGCGCCCTCGACACACCCAAGGAGACCCTGTTCGCGCAATTCATCGACATCTCGGTCGCCACGATGAACGCAACGCTCGGCAGTGCCACACACTCAGCTCGCGAGGCGTGA
- a CDS encoding carotenoid oxygenase family protein, which yields MTASTSTATTHPALRPAQEVPEEVALRVTGQLPQELRGTLYRNGPGRWEGGGFVARHAFDGDGLVSKFVIDGGAVRFQSRYVRTPKFLAEEAGRGGGVRGMGNQRPGGVLGNVGRYPADSANTHAIVQADRLLALSDVGRPWEIDLDDLTTRGSCDFDGKLPMLSRFSPHPRLDPVTGELFNFGVDLAPRLAAGLPIGLRCYRVDRAGRLHIEATVPLAHAHIQHDFAITERYFVFVLAPIVLDPIKAMLGLSTAEGATTYRPDIGTKIVLVPRHGGKRREIDCPPLMYVHINNAFEDRGDVVVDLVRYDDYREFFDPARDFRTPSIVGGYASRLRVSRADKVTIADFSDQRTEMPQHDQRRTSSPYRYGYHATLDSRPDSSNRISKIDTETGRHWEHVFEPGDAVGEPIFVPRSATAAEDDGWLLTAVYLAAENRSALVVLDARDPSRAPIAVAATDHHFFPGFHGSFTDRVAVPRY from the coding sequence ATGACCGCGTCAACGTCGACGGCAACAACCCACCCAGCTCTGCGGCCCGCGCAGGAGGTGCCCGAGGAGGTCGCTCTGCGCGTGACCGGGCAGCTTCCGCAGGAGTTGCGCGGCACGCTCTATCGCAACGGACCCGGCCGATGGGAGGGTGGCGGCTTCGTCGCCCGGCATGCGTTCGACGGTGACGGACTGGTGTCGAAGTTCGTGATCGACGGGGGAGCGGTGCGGTTCCAGAGCCGGTATGTCCGGACACCGAAGTTCCTGGCCGAAGAAGCCGGGCGCGGCGGCGGGGTTCGCGGCATGGGTAATCAGCGCCCGGGTGGTGTGCTCGGCAACGTGGGACGCTATCCGGCGGACAGTGCCAACACGCACGCGATCGTGCAGGCGGATCGGCTGCTCGCGTTGTCGGATGTGGGCCGGCCATGGGAGATCGATCTCGATGATCTGACCACCCGCGGCAGCTGCGATTTCGACGGCAAACTGCCGATGCTGTCCCGTTTTTCGCCGCACCCACGGCTCGATCCGGTGACCGGAGAGTTGTTCAACTTCGGAGTCGATCTGGCGCCGCGCCTCGCGGCGGGGCTGCCGATCGGCCTGCGGTGTTACCGGGTGGACCGGGCGGGGCGCCTGCACATCGAGGCGACGGTTCCCTTGGCGCACGCCCACATTCAGCACGACTTCGCCATTACCGAGCGCTATTTCGTCTTTGTCCTTGCGCCCATCGTTCTCGATCCGATCAAGGCCATGCTCGGCCTCAGCACGGCGGAGGGGGCGACCACCTACCGCCCGGATATCGGCACCAAGATCGTGCTGGTGCCCCGGCACGGCGGCAAACGGCGCGAAATCGACTGCCCGCCACTGATGTACGTGCACATCAACAACGCCTTCGAAGACCGCGGCGACGTCGTGGTGGATCTGGTGCGCTACGACGACTATCGCGAGTTCTTCGATCCCGCACGCGATTTCCGTACCCCGTCCATCGTCGGCGGATACGCGTCGCGACTGCGCGTGAGCCGTGCGGACAAGGTGACCATCGCTGACTTCAGCGACCAGCGAACCGAAATGCCACAACATGATCAGCGCCGCACCTCTAGCCCGTACCGCTACGGTTACCACGCGACGCTCGATTCGCGCCCGGACTCGTCGAACCGAATCAGCAAGATAGACACGGAGACCGGTCGACACTGGGAGCACGTGTTCGAACCGGGCGACGCCGTCGGCGAACCGATCTTCGTGCCCCGCTCGGCCACGGCGGCCGAGGACGACGGATGGCTGCTGACAGCGGTCTATCTCGCCGCCGAAAACCGCTCCGCGCTAGTCGTTCTCGACGCCCGTGACCCCTCGCGCGCGCCCATCGCCGTCGCCGCGACGGACCATCACTTCTTCCCCGGCTTCCACGGCAGCTTCACCGACCGCGTCGCCGTACCACGGTATTGA
- a CDS encoding PAS and ANTAR domain-containing protein, producing MTLGDEISPEAVTAIEETIGIDACAEPGWFRFWFADQRWEWSDELAAMYGYAPGTVEPTTDLLLSHKHPDDREHVASCIAAAAETGQPFCGRHRIIDTEGEVREVVVVGDLLVDADGAVTGTAGYYVDVSERLEEQRQEVLEEILPEMIESRALIEQAKGALILAYGVNAEQAFRVLRWRSQETNTKLRDLAAQFVHELRTISKETAGFRTRFDHLLLTVHERVDAS from the coding sequence GTGACGCTGGGCGACGAGATCTCACCGGAGGCGGTGACGGCGATAGAAGAGACCATCGGCATCGACGCGTGCGCCGAGCCTGGATGGTTTCGCTTCTGGTTCGCCGACCAGCGCTGGGAATGGTCCGACGAGCTCGCCGCGATGTACGGCTACGCGCCGGGCACGGTGGAGCCGACGACCGACCTGTTGTTGTCCCACAAACACCCCGACGACCGGGAACATGTCGCCAGCTGCATCGCCGCGGCCGCGGAAACCGGCCAGCCGTTCTGCGGTCGGCACCGGATCATCGACACCGAGGGGGAGGTACGGGAGGTGGTCGTCGTCGGCGACCTCCTGGTCGATGCGGACGGCGCCGTCACCGGGACCGCGGGCTACTACGTCGACGTGAGCGAACGGCTCGAGGAACAGCGGCAGGAGGTGCTCGAGGAGATCCTGCCCGAGATGATCGAGTCGCGGGCGCTGATCGAGCAGGCCAAGGGCGCGTTGATCCTCGCCTACGGGGTGAACGCGGAGCAGGCGTTCCGGGTGCTGCGCTGGCGTTCCCAGGAGACCAATACGAAGCTACGCGATCTCGCCGCGCAGTTCGTGCACGAGCTCAGGACGATCAGCAAGGAGACCGCGGGGTTCCGCACCCGCTTCGATCATCTGTTGCTGACCGTGCACGAACGCGTCGACGCTTCCTGA
- a CDS encoding YdcF family protein yields MILLTVGLVLLGVFALRFHLDRRRLSNGIYLLLGAAITAVGAIGSGDQADLTRVLLGLLVVLSPLVVLVLAGLLIANGRQMVRREGVRIANLLSIGPGIVLLVPYVLLGVAIATGSLRSVLLASLIMAVSYFGFVFTSFVLYSLLYGWLPYRPGMDAIVVHGSGLVGARVPPLLASRLDRAIRIYWAEVAEGRRPVIITSGGKGSDEAVSEAAAMADYLIARGVPEESVAREERSTTTRENLLFIKRLLGDRGMTTRMVLVTSNFHVLRTAILARRLKLDAEVTGARTAFYYLPSAILREFIAIVVAYKWTNAVTCLTLVSLPLLLALATGGLPTGR; encoded by the coding sequence GTGATCCTGCTCACTGTCGGCCTGGTTCTGTTGGGTGTCTTCGCACTGCGGTTCCACTTGGATCGCCGGCGGCTGAGCAACGGAATCTATCTTTTGCTAGGCGCGGCGATCACCGCGGTGGGAGCGATCGGCTCCGGCGATCAGGCGGATCTGACCCGCGTGCTGCTCGGACTGCTGGTGGTGCTCTCCCCGCTGGTGGTGCTCGTGCTGGCCGGCCTGTTGATCGCCAACGGCAGGCAGATGGTGCGGCGGGAAGGAGTCCGAATCGCGAACCTGCTCTCGATCGGCCCTGGGATCGTCCTGCTGGTGCCCTATGTGCTGCTCGGTGTGGCCATCGCGACCGGCAGCCTCCGGTCGGTTCTGCTGGCGTCGCTGATCATGGCGGTGAGCTACTTCGGGTTCGTGTTCACCAGCTTCGTGCTGTACTCGCTGCTCTACGGGTGGCTGCCGTACCGGCCCGGGATGGATGCGATCGTCGTGCATGGCTCCGGGCTGGTCGGCGCGCGGGTGCCGCCGTTGCTGGCGAGCCGGTTGGATCGAGCGATCCGGATCTATTGGGCGGAGGTCGCGGAAGGCCGTAGACCGGTGATCATCACCAGCGGCGGCAAAGGCTCCGATGAAGCGGTATCGGAGGCCGCCGCGATGGCGGACTATCTCATCGCCCGAGGCGTACCAGAGGAGAGCGTGGCGCGGGAGGAACGGTCGACCACGACACGGGAGAACCTGCTGTTCATCAAACGCCTGCTCGGCGACCGCGGGATGACCACGCGAATGGTGCTGGTGACCAGCAACTTCCACGTCCTGCGCACGGCGATTCTGGCTCGCAGGCTGAAGCTGGACGCGGAGGTCACCGGCGCCCGCACTGCCTTCTATTATCTGCCGAGCGCGATCCTGCGCGAGTTCATCGCGATCGTGGTCGCCTACAAATGGACCAACGCCGTCACCTGTCTGACGCTGGTGTCATTGCCGCTGCTACTCGCGCTGGCTACCGGTGGGCTGCCCACCGGCCGGTGA
- a CDS encoding ANTAR domain-containing protein: MSDAFEERGQPSLGRASPELLAARAVIEQAKGALMLVYGVDAEQAFSMLRRRSQATNTKLRALAAQLIAELPSLDLAPPELRAKVDYLLHMAHTHTTDPHKGPTPEH, from the coding sequence ATGAGCGATGCATTCGAGGAACGAGGCCAGCCGTCCCTCGGGCGTGCCTCCCCCGAACTACTCGCGGCACGGGCAGTGATCGAGCAGGCCAAGGGCGCGTTGATGCTGGTCTACGGCGTCGATGCCGAGCAGGCGTTCAGCATGCTGCGCCGCCGCTCGCAGGCGACCAACACCAAGCTCCGCGCGCTGGCCGCGCAATTGATCGCCGAACTTCCCTCGCTCGACCTCGCTCCGCCGGAGTTACGCGCGAAGGTCGACTATCTACTGCACATGGCGCACACCCACACCACCGACCCGCACAAAGGGCCGACCCCGGAGCACTGA
- a CDS encoding MarR family winged helix-turn-helix transcriptional regulator — MAEGELNVGLLMYIAHRSMEERIFAELGAAGFDDITVAQGRVAQRIGPDGTRLTELAEQAQITKQTAGFLVDQLERAGYVERVADPSDGRARLVRLSARGKKVATFSNSIADRIEAEWATHLGARRMRELRAALTALREITDPYA, encoded by the coding sequence ATGGCCGAGGGCGAGCTGAACGTGGGACTGCTGATGTACATCGCCCATCGGTCGATGGAGGAACGGATCTTCGCCGAGCTCGGCGCGGCGGGCTTCGATGACATCACCGTGGCCCAGGGTCGAGTCGCCCAGCGCATCGGCCCGGACGGCACCCGCCTCACCGAATTGGCCGAGCAGGCACAGATCACCAAGCAGACCGCCGGGTTCCTGGTCGACCAGCTCGAACGCGCGGGCTACGTGGAACGGGTCGCCGACCCGAGCGACGGCCGCGCCCGCCTGGTCCGCCTGTCCGCCCGTGGCAAGAAGGTGGCCACCTTCTCGAACTCGATCGCCGACCGCATCGAAGCCGAGTGGGCCACACACCTCGGCGCACGGCGGATGCGCGAACTGCGCGCGGCGCTCACCGCGTTGCGCGAGATCACCGACCCGTACGCGTAG
- a CDS encoding maleylpyruvate isomerase family mycothiol-dependent enzyme, giving the protein MSARPPWQLDREASWRVIEQQRRAIADLLAELALAEWELPSLCARWRIRDVAAHIALTPQPPSLGTLFVAGLRARGNYNRLIDDLTVQAADRPPGELVSMIRTHASSRKLPGPTNYRNILFDTMVHGQDIAIPLGCSIELPPDAAATGATTAARCGWPVWNRHRLDGLALRATDIDWSFGDGAEVCGPIKALLLLVTGRPAGLERVTGEGVRALTARLLAGVGSNG; this is encoded by the coding sequence ATGTCGGCGCGTCCCCCATGGCAGCTCGACCGAGAAGCCAGCTGGCGAGTAATCGAGCAGCAGCGGCGCGCCATCGCCGACCTGCTCGCCGAGCTGGCACTCGCGGAGTGGGAGTTGCCGTCGTTGTGTGCGCGGTGGCGGATCCGCGACGTCGCCGCGCACATCGCCTTGACTCCCCAGCCGCCGTCGCTCGGCACCCTGTTCGTCGCAGGTCTGCGGGCACGTGGGAATTACAACCGCCTCATCGATGACCTCACCGTGCAAGCCGCGGACCGCCCGCCCGGAGAGCTGGTCTCGATGATCCGGACCCATGCTTCGTCGCGAAAACTCCCCGGCCCCACCAACTACCGCAACATCCTTTTCGACACGATGGTCCACGGCCAAGATATCGCCATCCCGCTGGGCTGCTCCATCGAACTTCCACCCGACGCGGCCGCCACCGGCGCCACCACGGCGGCACGCTGCGGTTGGCCGGTATGGAACCGACATCGCCTCGACGGACTTGCCTTGCGCGCCACCGATATCGATTGGTCTTTCGGCGACGGCGCCGAGGTTTGCGGACCCATCAAGGCGCTCCTGCTGTTGGTCACCGGCCGCCCCGCGGGGCTGGAGAGGGTGACCGGTGAGGGCGTTCGCGCGCTGACCGCCCGGCTACTTGCTGGCGTCGGGTCAAACGGTTAG
- a CDS encoding VOC family protein gives MPTLLPSYHVGIVVADLAHAMAEFGKLGVEWHAPIKQNSDVFADGKAVTITPWMVYSKQGPPYLELLEQVPDTIWAETGLHHLGLWADNVPQESQRLTGDGLPLLVSAHENTADAPFCYHLTADGVRLELVDIGRAGPGNAVYLSGAADEYLAEAAQTYLNGVAAQDVSGATRT, from the coding sequence ATGCCTACGCTGCTTCCCAGCTATCACGTCGGAATCGTCGTCGCAGATCTTGCGCACGCCATGGCCGAGTTCGGCAAGCTCGGCGTGGAGTGGCACGCGCCGATCAAACAGAACAGCGATGTGTTCGCCGACGGTAAGGCCGTCACCATCACGCCCTGGATGGTCTACTCCAAGCAGGGGCCGCCCTACCTGGAACTGCTGGAACAAGTCCCTGACACCATTTGGGCCGAAACCGGCCTGCATCACCTCGGCCTCTGGGCCGACAACGTGCCCCAGGAGTCCCAGCGCTTGACCGGCGATGGCCTGCCCCTGCTGGTCTCGGCACACGAAAACACCGCCGATGCGCCGTTCTGCTACCACCTGACCGCCGACGGTGTTCGTCTGGAGTTGGTCGATATCGGCCGAGCAGGTCCGGGAAATGCCGTCTACCTCAGCGGTGCCGCCGACGAATACCTCGCCGAAGCCGCGCAGACCTACCTGAACGGCGTTGCCGCACAAGATGTCTCGGGTGCAACCCGCACCTGA
- a CDS encoding VOC family protein: MSVIRDLVFDCRHPASLARFWAAALDGYNVAAYDEAELARLRAVGIDDPEDDPTVLVEAGPGIRPRLFFQLVPETKVVKNRVHLDLASDDPAAEVERLVALGARVLTEHPEHVVLADPEGNEFCLLG; this comes from the coding sequence GTGTCCGTTATCCGTGACTTGGTGTTCGACTGCCGCCACCCCGCCTCGCTTGCCCGGTTCTGGGCGGCTGCGCTGGACGGCTACAACGTTGCCGCATATGACGAGGCCGAACTCGCACGTCTACGCGCCGTCGGGATCGACGATCCGGAGGACGACCCCACGGTGCTGGTCGAGGCAGGTCCGGGCATCCGACCCCGCTTGTTCTTCCAGCTCGTCCCGGAAACCAAGGTGGTCAAGAACCGGGTGCACCTGGATCTGGCGAGCGATGACCCGGCGGCAGAGGTCGAACGGCTGGTCGCTCTGGGTGCTCGGGTGTTGACCGAACATCCGGAACACGTCGTACTCGCCGATCCGGAAGGAAATGAGTTCTGCCTGCTCGGTTGA
- a CDS encoding methyltransferase: MTDNDMTNTQDARDLIERLMFGSMAAQTVRAAIRLRVIELIGNEERAAVDVAADTGAEPQSMTRLLRALASLGLLRGHTAGSFSVTPAGALLDAKRPDSLIALVRMFTEPAILRAWEQLDDSVRTGDIAFDKVFGKDFFSYLAELPDLSAEFNAAMSQAAEETAAALPQAFDFGRFSTVTDVGGGNGTVLSGVLREHPTLTGVIYDTEEGLAQAPTTLEQHGLTTRCSLVAGDFFRSVPEGSDLYLIKSVLHDWTDEQAVTILTHCRAVLPPTGRILIVEPVLPEVVDTETAGSTYLSDLNMMVIVGGRERTRTDFAELCRKAGLALTSVTPLAEAPPFSLIEATPA, from the coding sequence ATGACAGACAACGACATGACGAACACCCAGGACGCCCGTGATCTGATCGAGCGACTCATGTTCGGCAGCATGGCCGCGCAGACCGTTCGCGCGGCCATCCGGTTACGAGTAATAGAGCTGATCGGCAACGAGGAGCGGGCGGCGGTCGACGTGGCCGCCGATACCGGAGCCGAACCCCAGTCGATGACCCGGCTGCTGCGTGCTTTGGCAAGCCTCGGCCTGCTACGTGGGCACACCGCGGGCTCCTTTTCGGTGACCCCTGCGGGCGCCTTGCTGGACGCCAAGCGGCCCGACTCGCTGATCGCACTGGTACGGATGTTCACCGAGCCGGCGATCCTACGTGCCTGGGAGCAGTTGGACGACAGTGTCCGAACCGGCGACATCGCCTTCGACAAGGTCTTCGGGAAGGACTTCTTCAGCTACTTGGCGGAACTTCCCGACCTGTCCGCGGAGTTCAACGCCGCCATGAGCCAGGCCGCCGAGGAGACGGCCGCCGCGCTCCCACAGGCTTTCGACTTCGGTCGGTTCAGCACGGTCACCGACGTCGGCGGCGGCAACGGCACCGTGCTCAGCGGTGTACTCCGCGAACACCCGACCCTCACCGGCGTCATCTACGACACCGAGGAGGGCTTGGCCCAGGCGCCGACGACACTGGAGCAACACGGGCTCACGACGCGCTGCTCCCTGGTCGCGGGCGACTTCTTCCGCTCGGTTCCCGAAGGTTCCGACCTCTACCTGATCAAGAGCGTCCTGCACGACTGGACGGACGAGCAGGCAGTGACAATCCTGACCCACTGCCGCGCGGTGCTGCCGCCTACGGGACGCATCCTGATCGTGGAGCCAGTTCTGCCCGAAGTTGTCGACACCGAAACCGCCGGAAGCACCTACCTCAGCGACCTCAACATGATGGTGATCGTTGGCGGCAGGGAACGGACGCGGACCGACTTCGCGGAACTATGCCGCAAGGCGGGTTTGGCCCTGACCTCGGTGACCCCGCTGGCCGAGGCCCCTCCGTTCAGCCTCATCGAGGCAACACCCGCATGA
- a CDS encoding VanZ family protein produces the protein MICGAGLWRKGLGETGGVDGTWQAWGGVVVVAIGAIPVAGVAAWWLARWRGWRVALCDVGMVTGTAPWLWMILTPNGTGRSVNLVPLHDLAEQLADGRVIEQFGGNLLVFAALGFLLPVRWSWFARSFRILLVGAAASITVETVQFTLAIGRHSSVDDVLLNAAGACLASQLSRPWLASHTAGVAGAVGRTTALIRREHSSNTSAADSAKVGHAPWHTAPADTEGDAP, from the coding sequence ATGATTTGTGGAGCCGGGCTGTGGCGCAAGGGGTTGGGGGAGACTGGCGGGGTGGACGGGACGTGGCAGGCTTGGGGTGGGGTTGTGGTTGTCGCGATCGGCGCGATACCGGTTGCGGGTGTGGCGGCGTGGTGGCTCGCTCGGTGGCGCGGGTGGCGGGTCGCGCTGTGCGATGTGGGGATGGTGACGGGTACGGCGCCGTGGTTGTGGATGATTCTCACGCCGAATGGAACCGGGCGTTCGGTGAATCTTGTGCCGCTGCATGATCTGGCGGAGCAGCTGGCCGACGGCCGGGTGATCGAGCAGTTCGGCGGGAATCTGCTGGTTTTCGCCGCACTCGGTTTTCTGTTGCCGGTGCGCTGGTCCTGGTTCGCCCGCTCGTTCCGCATCCTGCTGGTGGGCGCCGCGGCTTCGATCACGGTGGAAACTGTGCAGTTCACCCTCGCCATCGGGCGTCACTCATCCGTCGACGACGTGCTGCTGAACGCGGCCGGTGCCTGCCTGGCGAGCCAGCTCTCGCGACCCTGGTTGGCGTCGCACACCGCCGGGGTAGCTGGGGCGGTGGGCCGAACGACCGCCCTGATCCGTCGGGAACATTCGTCCAATACAAGCGCTGCCGACTCGGCGAAAGTTGGGCACGCGCCGTGGCATACGGCACCCGCCGACACCGAAGGGGACGCACCATGA